One window of the Candidatus Methylomirabilota bacterium genome contains the following:
- a CDS encoding ABC transporter substrate-binding protein, with the protein MTTKRRRAPLAAGLVCALLAGALVGDAGAQAKPEGEMRWALYVTVPPLWFDPAEVMGVITPFWVLYALHDALVKPMPGNLMAPSLAESWTVSADQRVYEFKLREGVKFHNGDPFTAEDVKFSFYRAKGGKILREKVQEVTVVGPHRVRFLLHEPWPDFLTFYGTLATAAGWVVPKSYIEKVGDDGFKKHPIGLGPYKFVSSTPGIELVMEAYEGYWRKVPHVKRLVYKSVPEGTTRLAMLKRGEVDLAYLLDAPQALEVKRDPTLKLAFSGGIGTFFLDFFDQWDPKSPWADKRVRQAASYALDRRAISEAETLGASKPAGNIVPRTFEFALPLEPDRYDPVRAKQLLAEAGYPNGFDAGDLHAYPPYNSMTEAVGNDLGAVGIKTRMRTMERAAFFSAWATKKLKGVCMCVLALYGNAASRMAEWVPSSGIYAYGGYPDVDALYKQQARETDRKKREALLHQIQQILHERVRFAPIWDYTWPSGVGPRVEEPALMLIDPYPWSAPLEDVRLKRK; encoded by the coding sequence ATGACCACGAAACGGCGCCGCGCCCCGCTCGCGGCGGGTCTGGTGTGCGCGCTGCTCGCCGGCGCTCTCGTTGGAGACGCCGGCGCGCAGGCGAAGCCCGAGGGTGAGATGCGCTGGGCGCTCTACGTGACGGTGCCGCCGCTCTGGTTCGACCCGGCGGAGGTGATGGGGGTCATCACGCCCTTCTGGGTGCTCTACGCGCTCCACGACGCCCTCGTGAAGCCGATGCCGGGCAACCTCATGGCGCCGAGCCTGGCGGAGTCGTGGACGGTGAGCGCGGACCAGCGGGTGTACGAGTTCAAGCTGCGCGAGGGCGTGAAGTTCCACAACGGCGATCCCTTCACCGCCGAGGACGTGAAGTTCAGCTTCTATCGCGCCAAGGGCGGCAAGATCCTCCGCGAGAAGGTCCAGGAGGTCACGGTCGTCGGGCCCCATCGGGTGCGCTTCCTGCTCCACGAGCCCTGGCCCGACTTCCTGACCTTCTACGGGACCCTGGCGACGGCGGCGGGCTGGGTCGTGCCCAAGAGCTACATCGAGAAGGTCGGCGACGACGGCTTCAAGAAGCACCCCATCGGCCTCGGGCCCTACAAGTTTGTGAGCAGCACGCCCGGCATCGAGCTGGTCATGGAGGCGTACGAGGGCTACTGGCGCAAGGTGCCCCACGTGAAGCGGCTGGTCTACAAGAGCGTGCCCGAGGGCACCACGCGGCTGGCCATGCTGAAGCGGGGAGAGGTCGACCTCGCCTATTTGCTCGATGCTCCGCAGGCCCTGGAGGTCAAACGGGATCCCACGCTCAAGCTCGCGTTCTCGGGAGGGATCGGGACGTTCTTCCTGGACTTCTTCGACCAGTGGGATCCGAAGTCGCCCTGGGCCGACAAGCGGGTGCGTCAGGCCGCGAGCTACGCCCTCGATCGGCGGGCCATCAGCGAGGCGGAGACGCTGGGAGCCTCGAAGCCCGCGGGCAACATCGTCCCCCGCACGTTCGAGTTCGCGCTGCCGCTCGAGCCCGATCGCTACGATCCCGTGAGGGCGAAGCAGCTCCTGGCGGAGGCCGGCTATCCCAACGGCTTCGACGCCGGGGATCTGCACGCCTATCCGCCCTACAACTCGATGACGGAGGCGGTCGGCAACGACCTTGGTGCCGTTGGCATCAAGACGAGGATGCGGACGATGGAGCGCGCCGCGTTCTTCTCCGCGTGGGCGACGAAGAAGCTCAAGGGCGTGTGCATGTGCGTCCTCGCGCTGTACGGCAACGCCGCCTCGCGGATGGCGGAGTGGGTGCCGAGCAGCGGCATCTACGCCTACGGCGGCTACCCCGACGTGGACGCGCTGTACAAGCAGCAGGCGCGGGAGACCGACCGGAAGAAGCGCGAGGCGCTGCTGCACCAGATCCAGCAGATCCTCCACGAGCGGGTGAGGTTCGCGCCCATCTGGGACTACACGTGGCCGAGCGGCGTCGGGCCGCGGGTCGAGGAGCCTGCGCTCATGCTGATCGACCCCTACCCGTGGTCCGCGCCGCTGGAGGACGTACGGCTCAAGCGGAAGTGA